One Psychrobacillus glaciei genomic region harbors:
- a CDS encoding ABC transporter ATP-binding protein has translation MTNEIVLEVKNLKTHFISNKGTAKAVDGIDFVLRKGETMGIVGESGCGKSMTSLSILRLIPSPPGKIVDGQVLLKGQDLVTMSEEEIRKIRGNRISMIFQEPMTSLNPVIPVGEQIAEALRLHQGLSKKQAWDKSVEMIGLVGIPSPEKRAKQEPFQLSGGMRQRIMIAMALACTPEVLIADEPTTALDVTIQAQILEIMKDLQKKIGMGIIFITHDLGVVAEMCDQVGVMYAGQIVEHQDTKDLFKNPLHPYTQGLIGSLPKLYEDQEELQIIEGTVPSPYEYPEGCRFAERCPFATDICIQKQPNLIQYDENSKVRCWKYSDEWQDSLTKEGVAL, from the coding sequence CACATTTTATATCCAATAAAGGTACGGCAAAAGCGGTAGATGGCATAGATTTTGTTTTAAGAAAAGGCGAAACGATGGGGATAGTTGGAGAATCTGGATGTGGAAAATCTATGACTTCGTTATCTATTCTTCGATTAATACCATCTCCACCAGGGAAAATTGTTGATGGGCAAGTATTATTGAAGGGACAAGACTTAGTGACGATGTCTGAAGAGGAGATACGAAAAATAAGAGGAAATCGCATTTCGATGATTTTTCAAGAACCAATGACTAGTTTAAACCCAGTTATCCCAGTAGGCGAGCAAATCGCGGAAGCACTCAGATTACACCAGGGGTTGTCCAAAAAGCAAGCATGGGATAAATCAGTTGAAATGATTGGTCTTGTTGGAATACCTTCGCCTGAAAAAAGAGCGAAGCAAGAACCTTTTCAACTAAGTGGTGGTATGAGACAAAGAATTATGATTGCAATGGCATTAGCTTGTACTCCTGAAGTTCTAATTGCAGATGAGCCAACTACTGCGTTAGATGTAACGATTCAGGCTCAAATATTAGAAATCATGAAAGATTTACAAAAGAAAATTGGCATGGGCATCATTTTCATCACACATGATCTAGGAGTAGTAGCAGAAATGTGTGATCAAGTTGGTGTAATGTATGCGGGTCAAATTGTAGAACATCAAGATACCAAAGATCTATTTAAAAATCCTTTGCATCCTTATACTCAAGGGTTAATCGGATCCCTTCCTAAGTTATATGAAGATCAGGAAGAACTGCAAATTATTGAAGGAACTGTACCGAGTCCTTATGAATATCCAGAGGGTTGTCGATTTGCGGAAAGATGTCCATTTGCAACGGATATTTGTATCCAAAAGCAACCAAATCTTATCCAGTATGATGAAAATAGTAAAGTTAGATGTTGGAAATATTCTGATGAATGGCAAGATAGTTTAACAAAAGAGGGGGTAGCACTATGA
- a CDS encoding sensor histidine kinase translates to MMPLESFSLYVLICVLAPLVGAFTLSFVMIFERQIDNLQKEASKLALEKELQHANYDQLNQQIQPHFFFNTLNTMLSLARLDRKEELIKGLEVMAKFFKFKYVTHASLIKVEDEIAYVNNYLDIQILRFAERLEVTKNVEAFCENALLPPFMIQTIVENAFKHGFEKNMGPARLKINVYNSDGFMYIEVWNSYFIEPINEKKEYSPQEEGYGIRNIQKRLDLLFPEQVHYLNMRYIGDETLVEVKFPLTK, encoded by the coding sequence ATGATGCCTTTGGAATCTTTTTCATTATACGTCTTGATTTGTGTATTAGCTCCTCTTGTAGGAGCTTTTACACTTTCATTTGTAATGATTTTTGAACGACAAATTGACAATCTGCAGAAAGAAGCTTCAAAGCTTGCGTTGGAAAAAGAATTACAGCACGCAAATTACGATCAGTTAAATCAGCAAATACAACCTCACTTTTTTTTCAATACGCTTAATACAATGTTAAGTTTGGCTCGGCTTGACCGAAAAGAAGAATTGATAAAAGGCTTGGAAGTAATGGCAAAGTTTTTTAAGTTTAAATATGTTACGCATGCTTCTCTTATTAAAGTGGAAGATGAAATTGCATATGTAAATAATTATTTAGATATCCAAATTTTACGTTTCGCGGAACGACTTGAAGTTACTAAAAATGTAGAAGCTTTTTGCGAAAATGCTTTATTGCCCCCGTTTATGATACAAACTATAGTCGAAAATGCATTTAAACATGGTTTTGAGAAGAATATGGGCCCTGCCCGTTTGAAAATAAATGTGTATAATTCAGATGGTTTTATGTATATAGAAGTATGGAATTCCTACTTTATTGAACCTATTAATGAAAAGAAAGAGTATAGCCCACAAGAAGAGGGGTATGGAATTCGAAACATACAAAAGAGATTAGATCTGTTATTTCCAGAACAAGTACATTATTTAAATATGAGATACATTGGTGATGAAACACTTGTTGAAGTGAAATTTCCGTTAACCAAATAA
- a CDS encoding response regulator transcription factor codes for MNILLVDDETLELDQLEYIMKPHFPNWTFYKAQDASIALQIAGKINVSLAFLDIQMPGKSGLELAKELKKNYTMDIIMVTAYQSFEYAQSSLRIGVNDYLTKPIVENELLGLLEKYRKWISQNDSIQEVLRIIREEYNEKLSLSIVANRIHLNATYLSRKFYEEVGIGFADYLNAYRLEMAKKILLEHKELSMAVVSEKAGFNSQHYFSSMFKKQNGITPSEYRVNPKKAKGFGI; via the coding sequence ATGAATATTCTACTTGTAGATGATGAAACATTAGAGTTAGATCAATTGGAATATATTATGAAACCCCATTTTCCGAATTGGACGTTTTACAAAGCACAAGATGCGTCCATTGCTCTTCAAATAGCGGGTAAGATTAATGTTTCTCTAGCATTTCTAGATATTCAAATGCCAGGAAAGAGCGGTTTAGAGTTGGCTAAAGAATTAAAGAAAAATTATACAATGGACATAATTATGGTTACAGCTTATCAATCGTTTGAATATGCTCAATCTTCCTTACGGATAGGGGTCAATGACTATTTAACAAAACCTATAGTAGAAAATGAATTGTTGGGATTGCTTGAAAAGTATAGAAAATGGATATCTCAAAATGACTCCATTCAAGAAGTTTTGCGTATTATTCGTGAGGAATATAACGAAAAACTTAGCCTTAGTATAGTAGCGAATCGAATACACTTGAATGCAACTTATTTAAGTCGTAAATTTTATGAAGAAGTGGGAATCGGATTTGCAGATTATTTAAATGCATATCGGCTCGAAATGGCGAAAAAAATATTATTAGAGCATAAAGAATTGAGTATGGCTGTTGTTTCTGAAAAAGCTGGATTTAACAGTCAGCATTATTTTAGTTCCATGTTTAAAAAACAAAATGGGATAACCCCATCGGAATATCGAGTAAATCCCAAAAAAGCGAAAGGTTTTGGAATATGA
- a CDS encoding ABC transporter ATP-binding protein, protein MSNLLKEKSPLLKVSDLKQHFALKKEAIFQPKQVVKAVDGINFDLYPGETLSIVGESGCGKSTTGRSILRLDEPTDGDVLFKGESLLKMNKKELRNVRGNIQVIFQDPYASLNPRRTIRQMLEEAMAIQKVLPPNQREARMLELMKHVGLRPEYLERYPHEFSGGQRQRIGIARALAVNPEIIICDEAVSALDVSIQAQILNLLKKLQKDYDLTFLFISHDLSVVRHISDRVMVMYLGKVVEIADKSSLFNNPMHPYTKALLSAIPVIDETKRRERIILKGDVPSPINPPTGCRFHTRCPFATERCRQEEPLLREVDTNHSVACHFAEELLS, encoded by the coding sequence ATGAGTAATCTTCTCAAAGAGAAAAGTCCGTTGTTAAAAGTCTCTGATTTGAAGCAGCACTTTGCATTGAAAAAAGAGGCAATCTTCCAACCGAAACAAGTTGTAAAAGCAGTTGATGGAATTAACTTTGATCTGTATCCTGGAGAAACGTTAAGTATCGTAGGTGAATCGGGATGCGGGAAATCGACAACTGGAAGATCTATTTTACGTTTAGATGAACCGACTGATGGAGATGTATTATTTAAAGGTGAATCTCTGTTAAAAATGAATAAAAAAGAGTTACGAAATGTTAGAGGAAATATTCAAGTGATTTTTCAAGACCCATATGCTTCGTTAAACCCAAGAAGAACAATACGTCAAATGTTAGAGGAAGCAATGGCTATACAAAAAGTACTCCCTCCTAACCAGAGAGAGGCTAGAATGTTAGAGTTGATGAAACATGTTGGGTTACGTCCAGAGTATTTGGAAAGATATCCACATGAATTTTCTGGGGGACAACGCCAACGAATTGGAATAGCAAGAGCACTTGCGGTAAATCCAGAAATAATCATTTGCGATGAGGCGGTTTCTGCTCTAGATGTATCGATTCAAGCGCAAATATTAAATTTACTAAAAAAGCTTCAAAAAGATTATGATCTGACATTTTTATTTATTTCTCATGATTTAAGTGTTGTTCGACATATTTCGGATCGTGTTATGGTTATGTATCTAGGGAAAGTTGTAGAAATTGCTGATAAGTCTTCTCTATTTAACAATCCTATGCACCCTTACACGAAAGCTCTTCTGTCAGCTATTCCTGTAATAGATGAAACAAAGAGAAGAGAAAGAATCATTTTAAAGGGGGACGTTCCATCTCCTATAAATCCTCCTACAGGTTGTAGATTTCACACGCGCTGTCCTTTTGCTACAGAACGCTGCCGTCAAGAGGAACCTTTATTAAGAGAAGTAGATACTAATCATTCGGTCGCTTGTCATTTTGCAGAGGAATTACTATCATAA